Proteins from a single region of Xenopus laevis strain J_2021 chromosome 9_10S, Xenopus_laevis_v10.1, whole genome shotgun sequence:
- the sec14l5.S gene encoding SEC14-like lipid binding 5 S homeolog (The RefSeq protein has 2 substitutions compared to this genomic sequence), whose amino-acid sequence MVQKYQSPVRVYKHGFELIMAAYVRRFPTCPLIPMFVGSDLMSEYKSEDGAVHIMERRCKLDVDAPRLLKKIAGVDYVYFIQKNSLNRQERTLHIESYNESFSSRIIINEHCCYTVHPDNENWTCFEQSASLDIKSFFGFESTVEKIAMKQYTTNIKKGKEIIEYYLNQLEQEGITSMPRWTPEIAQQQETKTDTSGRAMSPPQSIPTKSADGPSSKDGLASSPTAATQELSSTPDDKLDADYIKRYLGDLTPLQESCLIRLRQWLQETHKGKIPKDEHILRFLRARDFNIDKAREILCQSLTWRKQHHVDYLLSTWDPPQVLHDYYAGGWHHHDKDGRPLYVLRLGQMDTKGLVRALGEESLLRHVLSINEEGLRRCEENTKIFGRPISSWTCLVDLEGLNMRHLWRPGVKALLRIIEVVEANYPETLGRLLILRAPRVFPVLWTLVSPFIDENTRKKFLIYAGNDYQGPGGLIDYIDKEVIPDFLGGECMCEVPEGGLVPKALYRTPEELENDGIRLWTETIYQSASVFKGSPHEIMIQIVDASSVITWDFDVCKGDIVFNIYHSKRAPQAPKRDPLGAHGLTSPMGNNVQLIDKAWQLGRDYSMVESPLICKEGESVQGSHVTRWPGFYIVQWKFHSMAACASSSLPRVEDVLASLQVSSHKCKVMYYTEIIGSDDFRGSMTSLESSHSGFSQLSAATTSSSQSHSSSMVSR is encoded by the exons GCGTATGTGCGTCGTTTCCCCACCTGCCCCCTTATCCCCATGTTTGTTGGCAGCGATCTAATGAGCGAATACAAGAGTGAGGATGGAGCTGTACATATCATGGAGAGACGCTGCAAGCTGGATGTGGATGCGCCGCGCCTCTTGAAGAAA ATTGCTGGAGTGGATTATGTTTACTTTATCCAGAAGAACTCTCTAAATCGCCAGGAACGTACTCTGCACATTGAGTCTTACAATGAGTCGTTCTCTAGCCGGATTATCATCAATGAGCACTGCTGTTACACT gtacACCCTGATAATGAAAACTGGACTTGCTTCGAACAGTCGGCTAGCCTGGATATCAAGTCCTTCTTTGGATTTGAGAGCACTGTGGAAAAGATTGCAATGAAGCAATACACAACAAACATAAAAAAG GGTAAAGAAATCATTGAGTATTACTTGAACCAGTTGGAGCAGGAGGGTATCACCTCCATGCCTCGCTGGACTCCTGAAATTGCTCAGCAGCAAGAAACCAAAACAGATACCTCAGGCCGGGCATTGTCTCCTCCTCAGAGCATACCCACCAAATCTGCCGATGGGCCCAGCAGCAAGGATGGCTTAGCATCCAGCCCCACTGCTGCAACCCAGGAACTGAGCAGCACACCTGATG ACAAACTTGATGCAGATTACATTAAGCGTTACTTGGGAGATCTCACCCCTTTGCAGGAAAGCTGCCTAATTCGCCTACGTCAGTGGCTACAGGAAACCCACAAGGGCAAA ATTCCAAAAGATGAGCACATTTTGAGATTTTTGCGAGCACGGGACTTCAACATCGACAAAGCTCGGGAAATCTTATGTCAATCCCTCACCTGGAGAAAGCAGCACCATGTGGACTACCTGCTAAGCACATGGGACCCTCCCCAGGTGTTACATGATTACTATGCCGGAGGCTGGCACCACCATGACAAAG ATGGCCGCCCACTATATGTGCTGAGGCTCGGACAGATGGATACCAAGGGTCTGGTCAGAGCACTTGGGGAGGAGTCCCTCCTCCGACAT GTGCTGTCTATCAACGAGGAAGGACTAAGGCGCTGTGAAGAGAACACTAAAATCTTTGGACGCCCCATCAG CTCTTGGACCTGTCTAGTTGATCTAGAAGGTCTAAACATGAGGCATCTGTGGAGACCAGGAGTCAAAGCCTTGTTGCGCATTATTGAAGTGGTTGAAGCAAATTACCCAGAGACCCTTGGTCGGTTACTGATCCTGCGGGCTCCCAGAGTCTTCCCAGTGCTTTGGACTCTG GTCAGTCCCTTTATTGATGAGTATACCAGAAAGAAATTTCTTATTTATGCTGGGAATGATTACCAAGGCCCAGGCGGGTTGATAGATTACATTGACAAAGAGGTCATTCCTGACTTCCTGGGAGGGGAGTGTATG TGTGAAGTTCCAGAGGGTGGACTGGTCCCTAAGGCCCTGTACAGGACACCAGAAGAACTGGAGAATGATGGTATCCGATTGTGGACAGAGACCATATATCAATCTGCCAGTGTGTTTAAGGGATCACCACATGAG ATAATGATTCAGATAGTTGATGCCTCCTCTGTCATTACCTGGGACTTTGATGTGTGTAAAGGGGACATTGTGTTCAACATCTACCATTCCAAGAGGGCCCCCCAGGCACCGAAGAGAGATCCACTTGGAGCTCATGGCCTCACGTCTCCCATGGGCAACAACGTGCAGCTGATTGACAAGGCTTGGCAGTTGGGGCGGGATTACAGTATGGTGGAGTCTCCGCTAATCTGCAAGGAAGGAGAGAGTGTGCAG GGTTCCCATGTGACTCGCTGGCCGGGTTTTTACATCGTTCAATGGAAGTTCCACAGTATGGCAGCCTGTGCCAGCAGTAGTCTTCCTCGTGTAGAGGATGTGCTCGCCTCCCTTCAGGTCTCCTCTCACAAGTGCAAAGTCATGTATTACACAGAGATCATTGGCTCCGACGATTTCAG GGGCTCCATGACCAGTCTGGAATCCAGCCATAGTGGCTTCTCTCAGCTCAGCGCTGCCACCACCTCCTCCAGCCAGTCTCACTCCA
- the sec14l5.S gene encoding SEC14-like lipid binding 5 S homeolog isoform X2, which translates to MVQKYQSPVRVYKHGFELIMAAYVRRFPTCPLIPMFVGSDLMSEYKSEDGAVHIMERRCKLDVDAPRLLKKIAGVDYVYFIQKNSLNRQERTLHIESYNESFSSRIIINEHCCYTVHPDNENWTCFEQSASLDIKSFFGFESTVEKIAMKQYTTNIKKGKEIIEYYLNQLEQEGITSMPRWTPEIAQQQETKTDTSGRALSPPQSIPTKSADGPSSKDGLASSPTAATQELSSTPDDKLDADYIKRYLGDLTPLQESCLIRLRQWLQETHKGKIPKDEHILRFLRARDFNIDKAREILCQSLTWRKQHHVDYLLSTWDPPQVLHDYYAGGWHHHDKDGRPLYVLRLGQMDTKGLVRALGEESLLRHVLSINEEGLRRCEENTKIFGRPISSWTCLVDLEGLNMRHLWRPGVKALLRIIEVVEANYPETLGRLLILRAPRVFPVLWTLVSPFIDEYTRKKFLIYAGNDYQGPGGLIDYIDKEVIPDFLGGECMCEVPEGGLVPKALYRTPEELENDGIRLWTETIYQSASVFKGSPHEIMIQIVDASSVITWDFDVCKGDIVFNIYHSKRAPQAPKRDPLGAHGLTSPMGNNVQLIDKAWQLGRDYSMVESPLICKEGESVQGSHVTRWPGFYIVQWKFHSMAACASSSLPRVEDVLASLQVSSHKCKVMYYTEIIGSDDFRGSMTSLESSHSGFSQLSAATTSSSQSHSSSMVSSPSCVPIHGHLAFCTSIFKR; encoded by the exons GCGTATGTGCGTCGTTTCCCCACCTGCCCCCTTATCCCCATGTTTGTTGGCAGCGATCTAATGAGCGAATACAAGAGTGAGGATGGAGCTGTACATATCATGGAGAGACGCTGCAAGCTGGATGTGGATGCGCCGCGCCTCTTGAAGAAA ATTGCTGGAGTGGATTATGTTTACTTTATCCAGAAGAACTCTCTAAATCGCCAGGAACGTACTCTGCACATTGAGTCTTACAATGAGTCGTTCTCTAGCCGGATTATCATCAATGAGCACTGCTGTTACACT gtacACCCTGATAATGAAAACTGGACTTGCTTCGAACAGTCGGCTAGCCTGGATATCAAGTCCTTCTTTGGATTTGAGAGCACTGTGGAAAAGATTGCAATGAAGCAATACACAACAAACATAAAAAAG GGTAAAGAAATCATTGAGTATTACTTGAACCAGTTGGAGCAGGAGGGTATCACCTCCATGCCTCGCTGGACTCCTGAAATTGCTCAGCAGCAAGAAACCAAAACAGATACCTCAGGCCGGGCATTGTCTCCTCCTCAGAGCATACCCACCAAATCTGCCGATGGGCCCAGCAGCAAGGATGGCTTAGCATCCAGCCCCACTGCTGCAACCCAGGAACTGAGCAGCACACCTGATG ACAAACTTGATGCAGATTACATTAAGCGTTACTTGGGAGATCTCACCCCTTTGCAGGAAAGCTGCCTAATTCGCCTACGTCAGTGGCTACAGGAAACCCACAAGGGCAAA ATTCCAAAAGATGAGCACATTTTGAGATTTTTGCGAGCACGGGACTTCAACATCGACAAAGCTCGGGAAATCTTATGTCAATCCCTCACCTGGAGAAAGCAGCACCATGTGGACTACCTGCTAAGCACATGGGACCCTCCCCAGGTGTTACATGATTACTATGCCGGAGGCTGGCACCACCATGACAAAG ATGGCCGCCCACTATATGTGCTGAGGCTCGGACAGATGGATACCAAGGGTCTGGTCAGAGCACTTGGGGAGGAGTCCCTCCTCCGACAT GTGCTGTCTATCAACGAGGAAGGACTAAGGCGCTGTGAAGAGAACACTAAAATCTTTGGACGCCCCATCAG CTCTTGGACCTGTCTAGTTGATCTAGAAGGTCTAAACATGAGGCATCTGTGGAGACCAGGAGTCAAAGCCTTGTTGCGCATTATTGAAGTGGTTGAAGCAAATTACCCAGAGACCCTTGGTCGGTTACTGATCCTGCGGGCTCCCAGAGTCTTCCCAGTGCTTTGGACTCTG GTCAGTCCCTTTATTGATGAGTATACCAGAAAGAAATTTCTTATTTATGCTGGGAATGATTACCAAGGCCCAGGCGGGTTGATAGATTACATTGACAAAGAGGTCATTCCTGACTTCCTGGGAGGGGAGTGTATG TGTGAAGTTCCAGAGGGTGGACTGGTCCCTAAGGCCCTGTACAGGACACCAGAAGAACTGGAGAATGATGGTATCCGATTGTGGACAGAGACCATATATCAATCTGCCAGTGTGTTTAAGGGATCACCACATGAG ATAATGATTCAGATAGTTGATGCCTCCTCTGTCATTACCTGGGACTTTGATGTGTGTAAAGGGGACATTGTGTTCAACATCTACCATTCCAAGAGGGCCCCCCAGGCACCGAAGAGAGATCCACTTGGAGCTCATGGCCTCACGTCTCCCATGGGCAACAACGTGCAGCTGATTGACAAGGCTTGGCAGTTGGGGCGGGATTACAGTATGGTGGAGTCTCCGCTAATCTGCAAGGAAGGAGAGAGTGTGCAG GGTTCCCATGTGACTCGCTGGCCGGGTTTTTACATCGTTCAATGGAAGTTCCACAGTATGGCAGCCTGTGCCAGCAGTAGTCTTCCTCGTGTAGAGGATGTGCTCGCCTCCCTTCAGGTCTCCTCTCACAAGTGCAAAGTCATGTATTACACAGAGATCATTGGCTCCGACGATTTCAG GGGCTCCATGACCAGTCTGGAATCCAGCCATAGTGGCTTCTCTCAGCTCAGCGCTGCCACCACCTCCTCCAGCCAGTCTCACTCCA